Proteins from a genomic interval of Papaver somniferum cultivar HN1 chromosome 4, ASM357369v1, whole genome shotgun sequence:
- the LOC113272851 gene encoding uncharacterized protein LOC113272851, translated as MYDRAEEYSRVEDYTKARETRDVNRSSNHPNDGKKDKSKNRPSGHHNDHGEVREKNQDERMETGVVRENKQRFDPPRPLPAETRDKRDRSKYYKFHKDHGHKTENCRSLQIEVQRLIDVVKLQEYVKKDFGKGPGQFGTTRVINVSHARIHSMTRRASEDETRRNLRQLKEWYLTNHIDFFNGNGAEIRELSCTKIKFSEADMIGVYAPHNDAIVITAWIGMFCVHQILVDTGSSVSVLFSGAYSSMNLPHDLIEEDENPIIGFSGEVTKAIGKVKIPITVDGKSVLGNFLLLDCRAPYNAIVGRDWMHEIGAVTSSYHQYLKFMAPEGVVKVRSDQMAAHKCHESTMDEYKKSKVSGNQIMRVEHK; from the exons ATGTATGATCGAGCAGAAGAATATTCCCGAGTGGAGGATTATACCAAAGCTCGAGAGACAAGAGATGTCAACAGATCGTCCAATCATCCAAATGATGGGAAGAAAGACAAGTCGAAGAACCGTCCGAGCGGACATCATAATGATCACGGTGAAGTTCGAGAGAAAAACCAAGATGAACGCATGGAAACTGG AGTTGTACGAGAAAATAAACAACGATTTGATCCCCCTCGTCCTTTGCCAGCGGAAACACGCGATAAACGTGATAGGAGCAAATACTATAAGTTCCATAAAGATCATGGTCACAAGACTGAGAATTGCCGCTCTTTACAGATCGAGGTCCAGCGATTGATAGATGTTGTAAAGCTACAAGAGTATGTGAAAAAGGATTTCGGGAAAGGTCCTGGACAGTTTGGAACAACACGTGTGATTAACGTCAGTCACGCCAGGATCCATTCAATGACAAGGCGGGCATCGGAAGATGAAACCAGGAGAAATCTCAGGCAGTTAAAAGAATGGTACTTGACAAATCATATCGATTTTTTCAATGGAAATGGAGCAGAAATTCGGGAGCTTAGCTGCACAAAGATCAAGTTCTCTGAAGCAGACATGATAGGTGTATATGCTCCCCACAATGATGCTATCGTTATAACTGCTTGGATTGGCATGTTCTGTGTACACCAGATTCTAGTGGATACAGGAAGCTCAGTAAGCGTGTTGTTTTCAGGAGCTTATTCCTCTATGAATCTCCCACACGACTTGATCGAAGAGGATGAAAATCCAATTATCGGTTTCAGTGGCGAAGTTACGAAGGCGATTGGAAAGGTGAAGATACCTATAACAGTGGATGGAAAGTCCGTTCTAGGCAATTTCTTGCTGCTTGACTGTAGAGCTCCATATAATGCGATTGTAGGACGGGACTGGATGCATGAGATCGGTGCAGTCACATCCTCATATCATCAATATTTGAAGTTTATGGCCCCTGAAGGAGTCGTGAAAGTTAGGAGCGACCAGATGGCCGCCCACAAGTGTCATGAGAGTACTATGGACGAGTACAAGAAGTCGAAAGTTAGCGGGAACCAAATCATGCGAGTCGAGCACAAATAG